In Persephonella sp. IF05-L8, the following are encoded in one genomic region:
- a CDS encoding lytic transglycosylase domain-containing protein, whose protein sequence is MRKLTGLIIAFLGVFFFSIANERDETNSWTYKNFKLQKIGITNYSLIRNREILFRKRGLPRIKVILNRGKKYIPAIRKIFKEHGIPEDLAFLPIIESHFNIRAKSPAGARGLWQFMPHTARTYGLRINKWVDERLDPEKSTIAAALYLKDLYSIFEDWGLALASYNAGEGAIIRKINRYRATNFWDIDEYLSRETRNYVPNFIATLIIVKDLLKKENFNYDYISYDVVKLNKPVSLKYISRHTGIPYKKLKEMNPHLKRGVIPPDNQEYNLYVPKGMKNAVLYVVENAPLKKYPALINYEVQKGDTLTKIARKFHTSVKKLKKLNRLKSSYINSKMIITVPSYILAPPDYYRGLIDLTDELIYTQKGFYYRVKRGDTLRKISRKFGVSITVIKLWNRFKGNIYPNMKLFIPAKKRDIKQVKKLIKVKMDG, encoded by the coding sequence ATGAGAAAGTTGACAGGATTAATTATAGCATTTTTAGGGGTATTTTTCTTTTCTATAGCAAATGAAAGAGATGAGACTAACTCCTGGACATATAAGAACTTTAAACTTCAAAAGATAGGGATTACAAACTATTCTCTAATTAGAAACAGGGAAATCCTTTTCAGGAAAAGAGGTTTACCAAGAATTAAAGTTATTCTAAATAGAGGCAAAAAGTATATTCCTGCCATAAGAAAGATATTTAAAGAACATGGAATTCCAGAGGATTTAGCTTTTCTACCAATAATAGAAAGCCATTTTAATATCCGTGCTAAATCTCCTGCAGGTGCAAGGGGTTTATGGCAATTTATGCCCCACACAGCAAGGACATATGGACTTAGAATTAATAAATGGGTAGATGAAAGGCTTGACCCTGAAAAATCCACCATAGCTGCAGCACTTTATCTTAAAGACCTGTATAGTATTTTTGAGGATTGGGGGCTTGCCCTTGCCAGCTATAATGCAGGCGAGGGAGCAATAATAAGAAAAATTAACAGATACAGAGCTACAAACTTCTGGGACATAGACGAGTATCTCTCACGGGAAACCAGAAATTATGTTCCAAACTTTATCGCAACTCTAATAATAGTAAAAGATTTATTAAAAAAAGAAAACTTTAATTATGATTATATCAGTTATGACGTTGTTAAACTAAATAAACCGGTATCCCTTAAGTATATATCCAGACATACAGGTATTCCATACAAAAAACTAAAAGAGATGAACCCTCATCTCAAAAGAGGCGTTATTCCACCAGATAATCAGGAGTATAACCTGTATGTTCCCAAAGGAATGAAAAATGCTGTTTTATATGTTGTTGAAAATGCCCCACTTAAAAAATATCCTGCACTTATAAATTACGAGGTGCAGAAAGGAGACACACTTACTAAAATAGCCAGAAAGTTCCATACTTCTGTCAAAAAACTTAAGAAACTCAATCGTCTAAAGTCTTCCTATATAAACTCAAAAATGATAATCACTGTTCCTTCATATATACTTGCTCCACCTGATTACTACAGAGGCTTAATTGACCTGACAGATGAATTAATCTATACTCAAAAAGGATTTTATTACAGAGTTAAGAGAGGTGATACTTTAAGGAAAATCTCCCGTAAGTTTGGTGTTTCTATAACTGTTATTAAGCTGTGGAATAGATTTAAAGGAAATATTTATCCTAATATGAAGTTATTTATACCTGCGAAGAAAAGAGATATTAAACAGGTTAAAAAGCTGATAAAAGTTAAAATGGATGGATAA
- a CDS encoding phosphate-starvation-inducible PsiE family protein, which produces MRDKFKNILRPNEIHRQLGNFLEFLEDIIVLILLILLFVLSLYALYDIFLSLTKVKVKVYDLIPKFIYLFILVELFRLTIQYLKERRIDTSLIVKTTLIAVLREIIIKAPHFKPLDYIGIGILTLILALMYYVPKYIFVSEEKFEIKRKPEKLKARRLARAFKNK; this is translated from the coding sequence ATGAGGGATAAATTTAAGAATATTTTAAGACCAAACGAAATACACCGACAGTTAGGAAATTTTCTTGAGTTTTTAGAGGATATTATTGTTCTTATTTTACTTATTCTACTTTTTGTTCTCAGTTTATATGCTCTTTATGACATATTTCTTTCCCTAACCAAAGTAAAAGTCAAAGTTTATGACCTGATACCTAAGTTTATATACCTGTTTATACTTGTTGAGTTATTCAGGTTAACTATCCAGTATTTAAAAGAAAGAAGGATAGATACTTCGCTGATAGTTAAGACCACTCTTATAGCTGTTTTAAGGGAAATAATAATAAAGGCACCCCACTTTAAGCCTCTTGACTATATAGGAATAGGAATTCTTACTCTTATTCTTGCATTGATGTATTATGTTCCCAAATATATCTTTGTTTCAGAAGAAAAATTTGAGATTAAACGAAAACCTGAGAAATTAAAAGCAAGAAGACTTGCAAGAGCCTTCAAGAATAAATAA
- the mfd gene encoding transcription-repair coupling factor, translating to MKKLYGFTGSLPEYYLVSKTKEKSLVIAEDQKRKKLFLNDARVYADYLKKDIQIVELPSQIDKYDLELQIKRNFALTQLIKSKKPVIAVSDPNIFNTFMRKNFDKEIITITTGIDLDRDYLIHKLVEHGYIREENLENEGEFSVKGGIIRIYIPFAGIFEIDFFGDTVENIFQVSKLNTRKEINQIDIYPLYDEPVILRSGIEIQFRETEKENVSKFLKDTDIYYLNIYTEIGEGVYLLDKVSEGKRTDHSDFKKVRLPLRQPAVLEEEKTVFIPESQENLDFEFSPLEVGDYIIHEDYGIGIFRGIETREIKGKTYDFMILEYAGGEKIYVSYLHFDKIYRYTPQGNVVLDKIGGTSWRNLKRKIKNSLKKVAKELIKLYSQRQQITRPPFDISDELISEFEKSFPYIETLDQLKAINDVKKDMSSNKPMERVICGDVGFGKTEVALRAAFIAAMNGKQTAVLTPTTILSYQHYRNFKERLEPFGIKVENLSRLKSKKETEEILRQLEEGKIDIVIGTHKLLQDNVKFKNLGLLIIDEEHRFGVRAKEKIRHIKKDVDTLYLTATPIPRTLNMALSGLKELSVIKTPPEGRLETKTYVFVENENMLKKAVEFELKRKGQIFYLHNRIDTIEEKAKTLKDMFPQANVAVAHGRMKPKQIEKVILDFIEGKIDILVSTSIIETGIDIPTANTLIVERADLFGLAQLYHLRGRVGRGNIQAYCYLLVPPEISKDAEKRLDAILRLTRPGAGLKISIEDMQIRGAGNILGVEQSGHIKAVGYEMYIKLLQETISEEKGGSEKEPVMVVDIESYIPEEFIPDPKERMNIYMTVSKAIDYQEIEHIRKYLKDFYSGLPDVFELYLEIEKLKKAATGKGINKIELREPVTTIYMDTENPPSPEFIMELPKNFDIKFLSPEKVEIFLNKKEIPKLTELLLRL from the coding sequence ATGAAAAAGTTATACGGTTTTACAGGTTCACTCCCTGAATATTATCTGGTTTCTAAAACAAAAGAAAAATCTTTAGTAATTGCTGAAGACCAGAAAAGAAAAAAATTATTTTTGAATGATGCCAGAGTATATGCTGATTATCTCAAGAAAGATATTCAGATTGTTGAACTACCATCCCAGATTGATAAATATGACCTTGAACTCCAAATTAAAAGAAATTTTGCCCTTACCCAGCTAATAAAAAGCAAAAAGCCTGTCATAGCTGTTTCAGACCCTAATATATTCAATACATTTATGAGAAAGAATTTCGACAAAGAGATAATTACCATCACCACAGGTATAGATTTAGATAGAGATTACCTAATCCATAAACTTGTTGAACACGGATACATTAGAGAAGAAAATCTTGAAAATGAAGGAGAGTTTTCAGTAAAAGGTGGAATTATCAGGATTTATATCCCTTTTGCCGGTATTTTTGAGATAGATTTTTTTGGTGATACAGTTGAAAATATATTCCAGGTCTCAAAGCTAAATACCAGAAAAGAGATAAATCAGATAGATATCTATCCTCTCTATGATGAACCTGTTATTCTCCGTTCAGGGATTGAAATCCAGTTTAGAGAAACAGAGAAAGAAAATGTTAGTAAATTTCTCAAAGATACAGATATTTATTATCTAAATATATACACAGAAATTGGAGAAGGTGTTTATTTATTAGATAAAGTATCTGAAGGAAAAAGAACTGACCACTCAGATTTCAAAAAAGTCCGTCTTCCACTAAGACAACCTGCTGTCTTAGAAGAAGAAAAAACTGTTTTTATACCAGAAAGCCAGGAAAATCTTGATTTTGAATTTTCTCCCCTTGAGGTTGGAGATTACATAATCCATGAGGATTACGGGATAGGTATATTCAGGGGAATAGAAACAAGGGAAATCAAAGGAAAGACCTATGATTTTATGATACTTGAGTATGCAGGGGGAGAAAAGATATATGTATCCTATCTACATTTTGATAAGATTTACAGATATACTCCACAGGGAAATGTTGTTTTAGACAAAATAGGTGGAACCTCATGGCGTAATCTCAAAAGAAAAATAAAAAATTCTCTAAAAAAAGTAGCAAAAGAACTGATTAAGCTCTACTCCCAGCGTCAGCAAATCACACGACCACCATTTGATATATCAGATGAGCTTATTTCTGAATTTGAAAAAAGTTTTCCCTACATAGAAACTCTAGACCAGCTAAAAGCCATAAATGACGTCAAAAAAGATATGTCCTCTAACAAACCTATGGAAAGGGTTATTTGTGGAGATGTGGGATTTGGTAAAACAGAAGTTGCCCTTAGAGCCGCTTTTATTGCTGCAATGAATGGTAAGCAAACGGCAGTTTTAACTCCAACTACTATACTTTCTTATCAGCATTACAGAAATTTTAAGGAAAGACTTGAGCCATTTGGAATAAAAGTTGAAAATCTGTCAAGGCTGAAATCCAAAAAAGAAACGGAAGAAATCTTAAGGCAGCTTGAAGAAGGGAAAATAGATATTGTTATTGGCACCCATAAACTACTTCAGGATAATGTTAAATTCAAAAATCTGGGCTTATTAATCATAGATGAGGAACACAGGTTCGGCGTCCGTGCAAAAGAAAAGATAAGACATATCAAAAAAGATGTGGATACCCTTTATCTGACAGCAACTCCTATACCGAGAACATTAAATATGGCACTTTCAGGTTTAAAAGAACTATCTGTAATTAAAACTCCCCCTGAAGGCAGGCTTGAGACAAAAACATACGTATTTGTGGAAAATGAAAATATGCTCAAAAAAGCAGTTGAGTTTGAGCTTAAAAGAAAAGGTCAGATTTTCTATCTGCACAACCGTATTGATACAATTGAGGAAAAGGCAAAAACACTTAAAGATATGTTCCCACAGGCAAATGTAGCAGTTGCTCACGGCAGAATGAAGCCTAAACAGATAGAAAAGGTAATACTTGATTTTATTGAAGGAAAAATAGATATCCTTGTTTCAACCTCAATAATAGAAACAGGAATAGATATTCCAACTGCAAACACACTTATTGTTGAAAGGGCAGACCTTTTTGGTCTTGCACAGCTTTATCATCTTAGAGGAAGGGTAGGTCGGGGAAATATTCAGGCATACTGCTATCTACTTGTTCCTCCTGAGATATCAAAAGATGCAGAAAAAAGACTTGATGCAATTCTGAGATTAACCAGACCAGGTGCAGGTCTTAAAATTTCTATAGAGGATATGCAGATTAGAGGAGCAGGAAATATACTTGGGGTTGAGCAAAGCGGACACATAAAAGCCGTAGGATATGAGATGTATATTAAACTACTTCAGGAAACTATTTCAGAAGAAAAGGGTGGCTCAGAAAAAGAACCTGTGATGGTTGTTGATATAGAGAGTTATATACCTGAGGAGTTTATACCAGACCCTAAAGAAAGGATGAATATATATATGACTGTGTCAAAAGCTATAGATTATCAGGAAATAGAACATATCCGTAAATATCTGAAGGATTTTTACTCAGGACTACCAGATGTGTTTGAGCTATATCTGGAGATTGAAAAACTCAAAAAGGCCGCAACAGGAAAAGGCATCAACAAAATAGAGCTAAGGGAACCTGTTACAACAATTTATATGGATACAGAAAATCCGCCGTCACCGGAGTTTATAATGGAACTACCAAAAAATTTTGATATTAAGTTTTTATCACCTGAAAAAGTTGAGATATTTTTAAATAAAAAGGAAATACCTAAACTAACAGAATTACTCCTGAGATTGTGA
- a CDS encoding flavodoxin family protein: MGKVLVLYDTQTGHTAKMAEYVAKGAKKYPVEVRLKSVDEATKEDILWCDGVAVGSPTHLGVVSWKMKKFWDDLVDLWGEIDGKIGCAFSSSGGWGGGNEIACMSILTILMNYGFLVFGVTDYTGDKFTLHYGAVSAGEPRKEEEIKACERLGERLAQWVLVYVDGKKEYKKSQSQE; encoded by the coding sequence ATGGGTAAGGTTCTGGTTTTATACGACACACAGACAGGACACACTGCGAAAATGGCTGAATATGTGGCAAAAGGAGCAAAAAAATATCCTGTTGAGGTCAGGCTTAAAAGTGTTGATGAAGCTACAAAAGAGGATATCCTCTGGTGTGATGGTGTAGCTGTTGGTAGCCCTACACATCTTGGCGTTGTTTCATGGAAAATGAAAAAGTTCTGGGATGACCTTGTTGATTTATGGGGTGAGATAGATGGCAAAATTGGATGTGCATTTTCTTCCTCTGGTGGATGGGGCGGCGGAAATGAGATAGCCTGTATGTCTATTCTTACAATTTTGATGAACTATGGATTTTTAGTGTTTGGAGTTACAGATTACACAGGGGATAAATTTACGCTCCACTATGGAGCTGTATCTGCAGGTGAGCCGAGAAAGGAAGAAGAAATTAAAGCCTGTGAAAGACTGGGAGAAAGGCTTGCCCAATGGGTTCTTGTCTATGTTGACGGCAAAAAGGAGTATAAAAAATCACAATCTCAGGAGTAA
- the dnaE gene encoding DNA polymerase III subunit alpha, with the protein MSKDFVHLHLHSHYSMLDGMIKIPELAQKAQEYGYKAVALTDHGNIFGAIEFYQEMKKVGVKPIIGMEAYFTNNRFEKKGEGSDSILADKNYHLILHAKDKQGFKNLMKLSSLAYTEGFYYKPRIDWELLEKYHEGLICQTACLKGFIPHLLSKGKFDEAYEYAKRLKDIFGEDLYFEIQLNGLEEQEEANKGLFELAKKLDVKIVATNDSHYLNEEDAEAHDIIKALQMKMTLKELKEKGRAFKVRGLHFTTPEEMYQKFKGYEEALKNTMEIAEKCNVEIDTAETRGYLFPKFQIPGLDREATYEEKEKYFEKLAWEGLEKRLSKMKDLPKEKYQQYKERLEYEINVIKQMGFPEYFLIVQDFINYAKQNGIPVGPGRGSAAGSLVAYTLGITDVDPLQHGLIFERFLNPDRISMPDIDVDFCQENRPKVIEYVKNKYGENAVAQIITYNFMKSKMVIRDVARALGFSYTEADKIAKMILPGPVQGSTLTIDENLEANPEFRKLYETDEKVRKLIDLARKLEGSARHTGIHAAGVVIAPGDLDEYVPVYVDKDGTKATQFDMGTLEMLGLVKMDFLGLKTLTELDYMRKLVKERHGVELNFLELGFDDPNVYKLLQSGKTTGVFQLESKGMQNLLTRLKPDKFDEIIAILALFRPGPLMSGMVDDFIERKHGRKPVEYPFEEVKDILEETYGLCLTGDTLITFADGTRKTIKDIVENNLVDEEVLTLDTKTNKLRKGKITHCFDNGIKDVYKITLKNGLEIKATAEHKFLTPFGWKELKDLDIDKDLLAIPTSVDIEGKEYDEKKLRVLAYLLADGYLAKSSVAFVNKDKSLIDKFKEAVLNAFDNITFKEFKRKRDVWNIYVTSKERNSYHSNQLINWLKELGLFHKKSNEKFIPEFVFSLDKKSIAKFLAYYCDCDGFIGKNLAHIKTISEDLAKGLYSLLLRIGIKAHIYKSTYSDKTAYQITIYDLSAFKKWILPFMTSEKKNREMSSSKDSCFYPKDVILEKVNEFCDKNALSRREFARKSGIRRSNFFNGEQNFVSTKVIEKVASVIEDKELFALLDGDIGFIPIKSIEYVGKEHVYDIEVKGTHNFIANDIISHNCIYQEQIMFMANILSGFTMAEADTLRKAIGKKKADVMAKMKDRFISGAVKNGFDKQKIEKLWDDIEKFASYSFNKSHSTAYAYLTYWTAYIKTYYPEEFFAVKLTTEGNDDKFLNLLLDMKDFGIQLLPPDVNKSRAEFYIEDKGKIRFGLARIKNVGEQSAEEIVEEREANGKYTDIFDIAERVDSKKLNKRVLEALIKAGAFDFTGVDRGIMLATVDKALSAGQKTRELKASGQNSLFGLMTVENTEPVVSYEKANPLSEKEKLNYEKEVLGFYLSGHPLKAYEKELRGYVTPINKLIDRKTGDKVKIAGVISDIKRKKTRSGATMAIMTVQDETGIIDVRVFTDKMEDTSFLEEDKIVIIEGSIEINEEQEKVSMNAINVTPVEYINKQVSAVRFVLSKEKAMNGVAVKLKEICEKYKGDKDVIIEINEPGKFKAEIAAHSNFAVDINDEFKQEISKILSPEEFFFE; encoded by the coding sequence ATGTCAAAAGATTTTGTCCATTTACACCTTCACAGCCATTACTCAATGCTTGACGGAATGATAAAAATACCTGAACTGGCACAAAAAGCACAGGAGTATGGATACAAAGCAGTAGCCTTAACAGACCATGGAAACATATTCGGTGCCATAGAGTTCTATCAAGAGATGAAAAAGGTTGGCGTAAAGCCAATCATCGGAATGGAAGCATATTTCACCAACAATAGATTTGAGAAAAAGGGAGAAGGTTCAGACAGCATTCTTGCAGACAAGAACTATCACCTGATTTTGCATGCCAAAGACAAACAGGGATTTAAAAATCTCATGAAACTTTCCTCCCTTGCATATACAGAAGGTTTTTATTACAAACCCCGTATAGACTGGGAACTACTTGAAAAATACCATGAAGGACTGATATGCCAGACAGCCTGTCTTAAAGGATTTATTCCTCATCTGCTTTCAAAGGGAAAATTTGATGAAGCCTATGAATATGCAAAAAGGCTGAAGGATATATTCGGAGAAGACCTGTATTTTGAAATACAGCTTAATGGTCTTGAGGAGCAGGAGGAAGCAAATAAAGGTCTTTTTGAGCTGGCCAAAAAACTTGACGTAAAGATAGTAGCAACAAACGATTCCCATTATCTTAACGAAGAAGATGCAGAAGCCCACGATATCATAAAAGCCCTTCAAATGAAAATGACCTTAAAAGAGCTTAAGGAAAAAGGTAGAGCATTCAAAGTTAGGGGGCTTCATTTCACAACACCAGAAGAGATGTATCAAAAATTCAAAGGCTATGAAGAAGCCCTAAAAAACACAATGGAAATTGCGGAAAAATGTAATGTTGAGATAGATACAGCAGAAACAAGAGGATACCTATTCCCTAAATTCCAAATTCCTGGACTTGACAGAGAAGCCACCTATGAAGAAAAAGAAAAATATTTTGAAAAACTGGCATGGGAAGGGCTGGAAAAAAGATTATCTAAAATGAAAGACCTCCCAAAAGAAAAATATCAGCAGTATAAAGAAAGACTTGAGTATGAAATAAATGTTATAAAACAAATGGGCTTCCCTGAGTATTTCTTGATAGTGCAGGATTTTATTAACTATGCGAAACAAAACGGTATTCCTGTTGGTCCCGGAAGAGGTAGTGCAGCAGGGTCGCTTGTTGCATACACTCTGGGAATTACCGATGTTGACCCACTACAACACGGTCTGATTTTTGAGAGATTTTTAAATCCGGATAGAATTTCTATGCCTGACATTGACGTGGATTTCTGTCAGGAAAACAGACCTAAAGTCATAGAGTATGTAAAAAATAAATACGGCGAAAATGCTGTTGCCCAGATTATTACATACAACTTTATGAAATCCAAAATGGTTATCAGAGATGTTGCACGGGCTCTGGGATTTTCTTACACAGAAGCCGACAAGATTGCAAAAATGATACTGCCGGGTCCTGTGCAAGGCTCAACCCTCACAATTGATGAAAACCTTGAGGCAAATCCAGAGTTTAGAAAGCTTTACGAAACAGATGAAAAGGTCAGAAAACTTATAGACCTTGCAAGGAAGCTTGAAGGTTCAGCAAGACATACAGGAATTCACGCCGCCGGTGTAGTTATTGCTCCAGGCGACCTTGATGAGTATGTTCCGGTATACGTTGATAAAGATGGCACAAAAGCCACCCAGTTTGATATGGGAACCCTTGAGATGCTTGGTCTTGTTAAAATGGACTTTCTCGGTCTGAAAACCCTTACCGAACTTGATTATATGAGAAAACTGGTCAAGGAAAGACACGGTGTTGAGCTGAATTTCCTTGAGCTTGGTTTTGATGACCCTAATGTTTACAAGCTGCTTCAATCAGGCAAAACCACAGGAGTATTCCAGCTTGAATCAAAAGGAATGCAAAATCTCCTTACAAGGCTAAAACCGGATAAATTTGATGAAATCATAGCTATCCTTGCCCTGTTCAGACCAGGACCCCTTATGTCCGGAATGGTAGATGATTTTATAGAAAGAAAGCATGGTAGAAAACCTGTTGAGTATCCATTTGAAGAGGTTAAGGATATTCTTGAAGAAACATACGGCTTGTGTTTGACAGGGGATACTCTAATAACCTTTGCAGATGGAACAAGAAAAACAATAAAAGATATTGTGGAAAACAACTTAGTAGATGAAGAAGTCCTTACATTAGATACAAAAACTAATAAACTTAGAAAAGGGAAAATAACCCACTGTTTTGATAATGGAATAAAAGATGTTTACAAAATAACCCTTAAAAATGGTCTTGAGATAAAAGCAACAGCTGAACATAAGTTTTTAACTCCTTTTGGATGGAAAGAACTAAAAGACTTAGATATAGATAAAGACCTGCTGGCTATTCCAACATCAGTTGATATTGAAGGCAAAGAATATGATGAAAAAAAACTAAGAGTTTTAGCTTATCTTCTTGCTGATGGTTACCTTGCAAAAAGTTCAGTCGCTTTTGTAAATAAGGATAAATCTTTAATAGATAAGTTTAAAGAAGCTGTTTTAAATGCTTTTGATAACATAACCTTTAAAGAATTCAAGAGAAAAAGAGATGTATGGAATATATATGTAACGAGTAAAGAGAGAAACTCTTATCATAGCAATCAGCTTATAAACTGGCTAAAAGAATTGGGACTTTTCCATAAAAAATCCAATGAAAAATTTATCCCTGAGTTCGTCTTTTCTTTAGATAAAAAATCCATTGCAAAATTCCTTGCATACTACTGCGATTGTGATGGTTTTATAGGAAAAAATTTAGCCCATATAAAAACAATTTCTGAAGATTTGGCTAAAGGCTTATATTCTCTGCTTCTAAGGATTGGTATAAAAGCACATATATATAAATCAACCTATTCTGATAAAACAGCTTATCAAATAACCATTTATGACCTGTCTGCATTCAAAAAATGGATATTACCTTTCATGACCTCTGAAAAGAAAAACAGAGAAATGTCATCTTCTAAAGATAGCTGTTTTTATCCTAAAGATGTTATTCTTGAAAAAGTTAATGAGTTTTGCGATAAAAACGCTTTATCAAGAAGAGAATTTGCAAGGAAATCAGGAATTCGGAGAAGCAATTTCTTTAATGGAGAGCAGAATTTTGTATCTACAAAAGTGATAGAAAAAGTTGCCTCTGTAATAGAAGATAAAGAACTTTTTGCACTGTTAGATGGAGATATAGGATTTATTCCTATAAAGAGTATTGAGTATGTTGGTAAAGAACATGTTTATGATATAGAAGTAAAAGGAACCCATAACTTTATAGCAAATGATATCATCTCCCATAACTGTATTTATCAAGAGCAAATTATGTTCATGGCTAACATTCTTTCTGGTTTCACAATGGCAGAAGCTGATACCCTCAGGAAAGCTATAGGTAAGAAAAAGGCCGATGTCATGGCCAAAATGAAAGATAGATTTATATCCGGAGCAGTCAAAAACGGATTTGATAAACAAAAGATAGAAAAGCTATGGGATGATATAGAAAAGTTCGCATCTTACTCATTTAACAAATCACACTCAACAGCCTATGCTTATCTTACATACTGGACAGCCTATATCAAAACCTACTATCCAGAGGAATTCTTTGCAGTTAAGCTGACAACAGAAGGAAATGATGATAAATTCCTTAATCTTCTTCTGGATATGAAAGATTTTGGAATACAACTGCTTCCACCTGATGTAAACAAATCCCGTGCAGAGTTTTATATTGAGGATAAAGGAAAAATCAGATTTGGACTGGCAAGGATTAAGAATGTTGGAGAGCAATCAGCAGAAGAGATAGTAGAAGAAAGAGAAGCAAACGGAAAATACACAGATATCTTTGATATAGCAGAAAGAGTGGATTCCAAAAAGTTAAACAAAAGGGTTCTTGAAGCTTTGATAAAAGCCGGTGCCTTTGATTTTACAGGTGTTGATAGAGGCATTATGCTTGCTACAGTGGACAAAGCATTATCAGCCGGCCAGAAAACAAGGGAGCTTAAAGCCTCTGGTCAAAACTCATTATTTGGTTTGATGACTGTTGAAAACACCGAACCAGTTGTTTCCTATGAAAAGGCAAATCCTTTATCTGAAAAGGAAAAACTCAATTATGAAAAAGAAGTTCTTGGGTTTTACCTATCAGGACATCCATTAAAGGCCTACGAAAAAGAACTAAGAGGATATGTAACTCCTATAAACAAACTGATTGATAGGAAAACAGGGGACAAAGTCAAAATTGCAGGGGTTATCTCTGATATCAAAAGGAAGAAAACCCGCTCAGGAGCTACAATGGCAATAATGACAGTTCAGGATGAAACAGGAATTATAGATGTCAGAGTTTTTACCGATAAAATGGAAGATACATCATTTCTGGAAGAGGATAAAATTGTGATTATAGAAGGAAGCATTGAGATAAATGAGGAACAGGAAAAAGTCTCAATGAACGCAATAAATGTTACTCCTGTTGAATATATCAACAAACAGGTTTCAGCAGTCAGGTTTGTTTTATCCAAGGAAAAAGCAATGAACGGGGTTGCAGTTAAACTAAAGGAAATTTGCGAAAAATATAAAGGCGATAAAGATGTAATAATTGAAATTAATGAACCAGGTAAGTTTAAAGCAGAAATAGCAGCCCATAGTAATTTTGCAGTTGATATAAATGATGAGTTTAAACAGGAAATATCAAAAATTCTATCTCCAGAGGAATTCTTCTTTGAATAG